One Paenarthrobacter aurescens TC1 DNA window includes the following coding sequences:
- a CDS encoding hypothetical protein (identified by Glimmer2; putative): MMTASAPHPQSTTPAARRAAGLATTVLASHNREAVEEIAPAAFAGRNGTWNMRLRSGEKVFVKQISPQASGPMAFDRSVTFAAFAEQSPDFAPATPQLIGSDTANGLLVFEHCPGTSLAHLMVEETMPDSFPEEAGALLARLHAGPAIGLERSAPPSPPVEMLAVGVPHARYLEFTMAEMALWSELQNDQELVAAAGRLRASERMHQERPIHGDLRLDQFHLHNGKLCVLDWEEFGLGDPARDLGMLAGEWIYRAVLDTVTTRGGASAPPARFDDESASARIAERMAAIVPSIRRMWTSYADHANYHDPDLPVRATAHVGWHLVDRTITRAPMVSRLPGIERAAAGVGREALLSPGHYVKALGFERTPR; encoded by the coding sequence ATGATGACCGCCTCAGCCCCGCACCCGCAGTCCACCACTCCGGCGGCCCGCCGCGCAGCCGGCTTGGCAACCACTGTTCTTGCAAGCCACAACAGGGAGGCAGTGGAAGAGATCGCCCCTGCCGCCTTTGCGGGCCGCAATGGCACGTGGAACATGAGGCTGAGGAGTGGGGAAAAGGTCTTCGTCAAGCAGATCTCACCGCAAGCTTCCGGCCCTATGGCCTTCGACCGCTCGGTAACCTTCGCCGCATTTGCAGAGCAGTCCCCTGACTTTGCGCCGGCAACGCCACAGCTCATTGGCAGCGACACCGCGAACGGCCTCCTGGTTTTTGAGCACTGCCCCGGCACCAGCCTGGCGCACCTGATGGTGGAGGAGACAATGCCGGACAGCTTCCCGGAGGAAGCGGGCGCGTTGCTTGCCCGGCTCCACGCCGGGCCCGCAATCGGCTTGGAGCGCTCCGCACCTCCAAGCCCACCTGTGGAAATGCTCGCAGTTGGCGTTCCGCACGCCCGCTACCTTGAGTTCACAATGGCGGAGATGGCCCTCTGGTCAGAGCTGCAGAACGACCAGGAGTTGGTGGCCGCTGCGGGCAGGTTGAGGGCATCGGAGCGGATGCACCAAGAACGTCCCATCCACGGCGATCTGCGCCTTGATCAGTTCCACCTCCACAACGGGAAACTGTGTGTCCTTGACTGGGAAGAGTTCGGACTCGGCGACCCTGCCCGGGACCTTGGAATGCTTGCAGGCGAGTGGATCTACCGGGCAGTCCTGGACACGGTCACCACCCGCGGAGGAGCTTCCGCACCCCCTGCCAGGTTCGACGACGAGAGCGCGTCAGCACGCATCGCCGAGCGGATGGCAGCCATTGTTCCGTCAATCCGACGGATGTGGACCTCGTATGCCGATCATGCCAACTACCACGATCCGGACCTGCCGGTTCGGGCTACCGCCCACGTGGGATGGCATCTGGTGGATCGAACCATCACCAGGGCTCCCATGGTGTCCCGGCTACCCGGCATCGAACGGGCTGCTGCGGGCGTTGGGCGCGAGGCACTGCTTTCACCCGGCCACTATGTCAAAGCCCTCGGTTTCGAAAGGACGCCCCGATGA